TGTAGTTCAGCATCCGGCAGATGAACTCCGAGACCAGGTCGGCCTTGAGCGTCCAGGACGCGTTGGTGTAGCCGAAGGTGATGGCCATGTTCGGCACGCCGGAGAGCATCAGACCCTTGTAGGTCATGCACTTGGTCAGGTCGATCGGCTCACCGTTGCGGTTGGCGGTCGCCCCACCGAACAGCTGCATGTTCAGGCCCGTCGCGGTGACGATGATGTCGGCCTGCAGCTCCTCCCCGGAGGTCAGCTTGATGCCGGTTTCGGTGAAGGTCTCGATGGTGTCGGTGACGACGCCGGCCTTGCCCGAGCGGATGGCCTTGAACAGATCGCCGTTGGGCGCCAGGCAGACTCGCTCGTCCCAGGGGTTGTACCGCGGGCTGAAGTGCTTGTCATAGTCGAAGCCCTCGGGCAGCCGGCGCTCGGCCATCCGGCGAAGCACCTTCTTGAACACGCTCGGGAAGTTGCGGGCGACCTGGTACTGGCCGGTGCTGTAACCGATCTGCTTCCAGCGGTTGACGAAGTGTGCCAGGTTCTTCGGCAGGTATTTGTTGGTTCGCAGCGCGATCGGATCTTCCAGCGGCAGCGAGCCGATGTAGGTGGGCGAGCGCTGCAGCATCGTGACGTGGCCGACGCCGCCGTTGACCAGTGACGGGATCAGCGTCACCGCGGTGGCACCCGAGCCGATGACGACGACGTTCTTGCCCGTGTAGTCCAGGTCTTCGGGCCAGTGCTGGGGGTGGATGATCTGGCCCTTGAAGTCATCGGCACCGGGGAACTCGGGCGAGTAGCCCTCGTCGTAGTTGTAGTAGCCGCTGCACACCGACAGGAATGACGCGGTGATCTGCTTGGCCTCGCCGCCCGTCTCGATGTTCACGGTCCAGCGGTTGTCGGCATCGGACCAGTCGACCGAGAGCACACGGTGACCGGTGCGGATGTGCTTGCGGATGCCGTACTCGTCGGCAGCCTCGTTGATGTAGTTCCAGATCGACTTGCCGTCGGCGATCGACTTGGCCGATTCCCAGGGCTTGAACCGGAATCCGAGGGTGAACATGTCCGAGTCGGAGCGGATGCCCGGGTACTTGAACAGGTCCCAGGTGCCGCCGATGTTCTCCCGGCGCTCGAGGATCACGTAGCTCTTGGTCGGGCAGCGGTCCTGGAGGTGCCAGGCCGTGCTGATGCCGGAGATGCCGGCACCGACGATCACAACATCGAAATGTTCGGTCATGGGACCGACGGTATCAACACGGTGTTGAGTCGGTCAACAGTGTGTTGAAAAATTCAACTCGGTGTTAGGCTCGCTTACTGTGACCACCTCCAGCACGACGCGCGCCCCGCGCGGT
The window above is part of the Mycolicibacterium fortuitum subsp. fortuitum genome. Proteins encoded here:
- a CDS encoding flavin-containing monooxygenase, with amino-acid sequence MTEHFDVVIVGAGISGISTAWHLQDRCPTKSYVILERRENIGGTWDLFKYPGIRSDSDMFTLGFRFKPWESAKSIADGKSIWNYINEAADEYGIRKHIRTGHRVLSVDWSDADNRWTVNIETGGEAKQITASFLSVCSGYYNYDEGYSPEFPGADDFKGQIIHPQHWPEDLDYTGKNVVVIGSGATAVTLIPSLVNGGVGHVTMLQRSPTYIGSLPLEDPIALRTNKYLPKNLAHFVNRWKQIGYSTGQYQVARNFPSVFKKVLRRMAERRLPEGFDYDKHFSPRYNPWDERVCLAPNGDLFKAIRSGKAGVVTDTIETFTETGIKLTSGEELQADIIVTATGLNMQLFGGATANRNGEPIDLTKCMTYKGLMLSGVPNMAITFGYTNASWTLKADLVSEFICRMLNYMDANGFDRVEPQHPGAAVDEMPFMDFTPGYFRRAMDSLPKSGSEAPWKLKQNYFFDMRTIRYGKVDEESLMFTKHRAAVTV